Genomic segment of Acinetobacter larvae:
CCCACTGCGTTATATCGGCATAGTGGTTTGTATTTTTGTGATCGTACTATTGATTGAATCGGTTTTCTTTAATGCCAAATGGGGTTGGCCGGTTTTTAGACAATGGTTTTTTGACCCAGCTATTTTAAATGGTTTGTACCTCACGCTTAAACTCACGGTATTTGCCATGCTGTTGAGCTTTGTGATTGGCGGTATTTTGGCGGTGATGCGTTTATCTTCTTCATGGCTCATTCGCTCAGTGGCGTGGTCTTATATCTGGTTATTCCGTTCTTTGCCGTTGATCGTGGTGTTGATTATTTTATATAACTTTTCTTATTTATATGAATATATTGCTTTGGGCATACCGTTTACCGATATTCATGCTGGTCAGCTAAAAACCATTAATGCACTAGATCAATTCACCACGGCTTTGGTGGGGCTGGCAATGATCCAAAGTGCTTATACCGCAGAAGTTATTCGAGGTGGTATTTTGGCGGTAGATCATGGTCAGGTCGAAGCCTCGTCCGCATTGGGACTGTCATGGTGGCGACGCACTACACGGATTATTTTACCCCAAGCGATTCGCGGTATTTTACCAGCCATCGTCAATGAATGTATTAGTTTATCCAAAGGAACGGCCATTGTGTATGTATTGGCTATGCCTGAATTATTTTATACCGTGCAGATGATTTACAACCGTAATCAAGAGGTCATTCCATTATTAATGGTTGCAGCAGTATGGTACATCATCATCACCAGTATATTCGCCGTGATGCAATATTATTTGGAAGCTATTTTGGCGCGCGGTGAGCGTAAATCTACAAGCCATTGGGCACATTCTTGGAAAGTCAGAATCCCAGCGGCACTTCGTCCAGTGAGGGAAAATCATGAATCTTAACCATGCGAGTCATGTGAGTACGGCAGCACGTGGCAATATTATTATTAACCAAGTCTATAAAAAATATGGTGCTCATTTGGCACTGCAGGATATTTCTT
This window contains:
- a CDS encoding amino acid ABC transporter permease, encoding MSLTKRTEAKSTEATPTEAKPTEEAKSTEKNYQIIATKNPLRYIGIVVCIFVIVLLIESVFFNAKWGWPVFRQWFFDPAILNGLYLTLKLTVFAMLLSFVIGGILAVMRLSSSWLIRSVAWSYIWLFRSLPLIVVLIILYNFSYLYEYIALGIPFTDIHAGQLKTINALDQFTTALVGLAMIQSAYTAEVIRGGILAVDHGQVEASSALGLSWWRRTTRIILPQAIRGILPAIVNECISLSKGTAIVYVLAMPELFYTVQMIYNRNQEVIPLLMVAAVWYIIITSIFAVMQYYLEAILARGERKSTSHWAHSWKVRIPAALRPVRENHES